The Leucobacter viscericola genome includes a window with the following:
- the tsf gene encoding translation elongation factor Ts, with protein sequence MAAVSMAAIKELRERLGAGMLDSKNALTEADGDIEKAIEILRLKGLKGVAKRGDREASEGLVAVKQTDGAATMIELVCETDFVAKNEKFIALSERVLDAIAAAGAANAEEALAAPAEGKTVNDIITDESAIIGEKIVLRRVSRVEAPATAVYLHRTSKDLPPQIGVVVGYEGDDAKAALSIAQHISFADPLYVTREEVPAADVDKERDIVTEISKNEGKPEAALPKIVEGRLNAFFKQVVLNEQVHALDEEKRDVKKVAEAAGITVKSFARSKVGA encoded by the coding sequence ATGGCTGCAGTATCCATGGCCGCTATTAAAGAGCTGCGCGAGCGCCTCGGCGCCGGCATGCTCGACAGCAAAAACGCACTGACCGAGGCTGATGGTGACATCGAGAAGGCCATCGAGATCCTGCGTCTTAAGGGACTGAAGGGTGTTGCCAAGCGCGGCGACCGCGAGGCAAGCGAGGGCTTGGTTGCTGTAAAGCAGACCGACGGCGCTGCCACGATGATCGAGCTCGTTTGCGAGACCGACTTTGTTGCGAAGAACGAGAAGTTCATTGCGCTCTCCGAGCGTGTGCTTGACGCAATCGCAGCCGCTGGTGCCGCGAACGCTGAGGAAGCACTCGCTGCTCCCGCAGAGGGCAAGACCGTGAACGACATCATCACCGACGAGTCCGCCATCATCGGCGAGAAGATCGTGCTCCGCCGCGTTTCACGCGTCGAGGCTCCGGCGACCGCTGTCTACCTGCACCGCACCTCGAAGGATCTGCCGCCGCAGATCGGCGTGGTTGTGGGCTACGAGGGCGACGACGCAAAGGCTGCTCTGAGCATCGCTCAGCACATCTCCTTCGCTGATCCGCTCTACGTCACCCGCGAAGAGGTTCCGGCTGCTGACGTCGACAAAGAGCGCGACATCGTCACCGAGATCTCGAAGAACGAGGGCAAGCCCGAGGCTGCTCTGCCGAAGATCGTTGAGGGACGTCTCAACGCGTTCTTCAAGCAGGTCGTTCTGAACGAGCAGGTGCACGCACTTGACGAGGAGAAGCGCGACGTGAAGAAGGTTGCTGAGGCAGCTGGCATCACCGTTAAGAGCTTCGCCCGCAGCAAGGTTGGCGCGTAA
- the rpsB gene encoding 30S ribosomal protein S2: MAVVTMRQLLDSGVHFGHQTRRWNPKMKRFIFTERSGIYIIDLQQSLGYIDDAYEFVKNTVARGGNILFVGTKKQAQEAIAEQATRVNQPYVNQRWLGGLLTNFQTVTGRLERMKELEQLDYEGTTSGFTKKELLLKKRELDKLQKSLGGIRHMTKTPSAIWIVDTKKEHLAIDEAKKLGIPVIAILDTNCDPDEVTYPIPGNDDAIRSVALLTRVIADAAAEGLMERHQKPAEGAETPAEPLAEWEVELLNADAKPAEEAAEAVEAAAEVVEEVAAEAAAEEAPAATEAPAEEAAAK, encoded by the coding sequence ATGGCTGTTGTAACCATGCGCCAGCTGCTTGACAGCGGCGTCCACTTCGGACACCAGACTCGCCGTTGGAACCCGAAGATGAAGCGTTTTATCTTCACCGAGCGCTCGGGTATCTACATCATCGACCTGCAGCAGTCGCTCGGGTACATCGATGACGCCTACGAGTTCGTGAAGAACACCGTCGCACGCGGCGGCAACATTCTTTTTGTTGGCACCAAGAAGCAGGCTCAGGAAGCAATTGCTGAGCAGGCTACTCGCGTCAACCAGCCCTACGTGAACCAGCGCTGGCTGGGTGGTCTGCTGACCAACTTCCAGACTGTTACGGGCCGCCTTGAGCGCATGAAGGAGCTCGAGCAGCTCGACTACGAGGGCACCACGAGCGGCTTCACCAAGAAGGAGCTCCTCCTCAAGAAGCGCGAGCTCGACAAGCTGCAGAAGTCACTCGGTGGTATCCGCCACATGACCAAGACTCCGTCAGCGATCTGGATCGTTGACACCAAGAAGGAGCACCTCGCAATTGACGAGGCGAAGAAGCTTGGTATCCCGGTTATCGCGATCCTTGACACCAACTGCGATCCCGACGAGGTCACCTACCCGATCCCGGGTAACGATGACGCCATTCGTTCGGTTGCACTGCTCACCCGCGTGATTGCGGATGCCGCTGCTGAGGGCCTCATGGAGCGCCACCAGAAGCCTGCCGAGGGTGCAGAGACCCCCGCTGAGCCGCTTGCTGAATGGGAAGTTGAACTGCTGAACGCAGACGCAAAGCCCGCTGAGGAAGCTGCAGAAGCAGTAGAGGCAGCAGCTGAGGTTGTCGAGGAAGTTGCTGCAGAGGCAGCTGCTGAAGAGGCACCCGCTGCAACCGAGGCACCCGCCGAAGAAGCAGCCGCGAAGTAA
- a CDS encoding murein hydrolase activator EnvC family protein — protein MNSPAQQSRTHRSRRALAAVLLGISLTLLGATASASSAPLEASPPSPSPTALWIPPVGHSLTVSGPYLGPPTPYASGHRGIDLPAGPGLAVRAPTSGTVTFVGTVVDRGVLSVRVDERTVLSLEPITSELRAGDAVSTGQFLGTVSSGGHCYEECLHVGVRVEEDYVNPLRYFRGRPKLRPW, from the coding sequence ATGAACTCCCCCGCCCAGCAATCCCGCACTCACCGTTCTCGCCGCGCTCTCGCTGCCGTTCTGTTGGGCATCAGTCTCACGCTTCTTGGCGCAACCGCGAGTGCTTCGTCTGCACCACTGGAGGCATCCCCACCTTCTCCCTCACCAACCGCGCTGTGGATCCCTCCAGTCGGCCATTCGCTCACTGTCTCGGGGCCGTATCTGGGACCGCCAACCCCCTACGCTTCCGGGCACCGCGGTATTGACCTTCCAGCAGGCCCCGGTCTCGCTGTTCGGGCTCCCACGTCAGGAACAGTCACTTTTGTCGGCACGGTTGTTGACCGCGGAGTGTTGTCAGTGCGAGTTGATGAGCGCACAGTGCTGTCGCTCGAACCGATAACAAGCGAGCTCCGAGCGGGTGATGCTGTGTCAACTGGGCAGTTTCTTGGCACCGTATCGAGTGGTGGTCATTGCTACGAGGAGTGCCTCCACGTTGGGGTTCGTGTCGAAGAGGACTACGTGAACCCGCTGCGTTACTTTCGAGGGCGCCCGAAGTTACGGCCCTGGTGA
- a CDS encoding tyrosine recombinase XerC: MGLSEAIEQFLAAVQTEYGYSEHTVRAYHRDLHNFKDYAENQGVKDVDGCDIELMRGWLWARQQKQLAPTTIARNVATLKSFGVWLERKRLVPGNPASRLRAPRAPRTLPRVLSDSQITRILERAAGRAAEGDPECLRDHAVLELLYSSALRVSELCGLPVTGFDRRERLVRVLGKGNKERVVPVGGPAAKAVERYLEEGRPLLAQRNASPPSTLFLGKRGGELSSNAVYRLVAHELEQEPGGGPRGPHTLRHTTATHLLNGGADLRVVQEVLGHSSLASTQVYTHVSTERLAESYRQAHPRA, translated from the coding sequence ATGGGCCTAAGTGAAGCGATTGAGCAGTTTCTTGCGGCTGTTCAAACGGAGTATGGGTACTCCGAGCACACCGTGCGTGCCTATCACCGAGACCTGCACAACTTCAAAGACTATGCAGAAAACCAGGGTGTCAAAGACGTTGACGGCTGCGACATCGAACTCATGCGCGGTTGGCTGTGGGCGCGGCAGCAAAAGCAGCTTGCCCCCACAACGATTGCGCGTAACGTTGCAACGCTGAAATCGTTCGGAGTGTGGCTCGAACGTAAGCGACTCGTACCTGGAAACCCCGCATCGCGGCTGCGGGCTCCTCGAGCTCCCCGTACGCTACCGCGGGTGCTGAGCGATTCTCAGATCACTCGTATCTTGGAGCGTGCTGCGGGGCGTGCGGCGGAAGGCGATCCTGAGTGCCTGCGAGATCACGCCGTATTGGAGCTGCTCTATTCCTCTGCGCTGCGGGTGTCGGAGTTGTGCGGGCTGCCAGTTACGGGGTTTGACCGTCGAGAGCGACTGGTTCGTGTACTCGGAAAAGGAAACAAGGAGCGTGTGGTGCCCGTCGGTGGGCCCGCTGCCAAAGCGGTGGAGCGTTACCTTGAAGAGGGGCGCCCACTGCTCGCTCAACGGAACGCCAGCCCACCCTCGACACTGTTCCTGGGGAAACGAGGGGGAGAGCTCAGCAGTAACGCGGTCTACAGGCTCGTTGCTCACGAACTCGAACAGGAGCCGGGAGGCGGGCCACGGGGACCCCACACGCTACGCCACACAACCGCAACCCACCTTCTGAATGGAGGTGCGGATCTGCGCGTCGTACAAGAAGTTCTTGGCCACTCCAGTCTCGCTAGCACGCAGGTCTACACCCACGTGTCGACCGAGCGTCTTGCGGAAAGCTATCGTCAGGCGCACCCACGCGCCTGA
- the dprA gene encoding DNA-processing protein DprA: protein MKRWLPRLDRVAVLADISLAAAAKAHAVLPESAAWPMRLNDLGPHAPVMLWARGEPSLLSQASLAVVGARACTSYGTYVTADLVSSACAAGITITSGAAYGIDAVAHRAALAAEAPTIAVLAGGVDRPYPSAHGALLEKIASTGVVCSEVVPGTAPTRWRFLQRNRIIAALSQATLITEAGLRSGSLNTAGHSAEIGRPLGVVPGPVTSPASLGCHRLIREYGATLISNGADLRELLGLSDLEVLNASEAGGLSANGVDQPRESAMHRRVIDALPLRGWQTVAVTARTAGADVEEVSAALAELELLGCVVRRETPNGGDVQWSQKRGE, encoded by the coding sequence ATGAAACGATGGCTGCCCCGTCTCGACCGTGTGGCAGTTCTAGCTGATATCTCACTCGCGGCGGCGGCGAAAGCACACGCCGTTTTGCCCGAGTCAGCAGCTTGGCCTATGCGGTTGAACGACCTTGGGCCGCACGCTCCGGTGATGCTCTGGGCCCGTGGTGAGCCCTCACTCCTGAGTCAAGCCTCGCTTGCCGTGGTTGGGGCACGCGCCTGCACAAGCTATGGAACATACGTCACTGCCGACCTTGTGAGCAGCGCCTGCGCTGCGGGAATCACAATTACCTCGGGAGCAGCCTACGGAATCGACGCGGTGGCTCACCGCGCCGCGCTCGCCGCCGAAGCCCCAACGATCGCTGTGCTGGCGGGTGGGGTTGACCGCCCCTATCCAAGCGCTCACGGGGCGTTACTCGAAAAAATTGCGTCGACGGGAGTTGTTTGCTCGGAGGTCGTGCCCGGCACGGCACCGACCCGATGGAGGTTCCTGCAGCGAAATCGCATTATTGCCGCGCTATCCCAGGCGACGCTGATCACCGAGGCGGGCCTCCGCTCTGGCTCGCTCAACACCGCGGGGCATAGCGCAGAGATCGGTCGCCCCCTCGGTGTGGTCCCCGGGCCAGTCACCAGCCCGGCCTCGCTCGGATGTCATCGGCTGATCCGCGAGTATGGGGCGACGCTTATCTCCAACGGCGCTGACCTCCGTGAATTGCTAGGGCTAAGTGATCTTGAGGTCCTCAACGCCTCTGAGGCGGGTGGCCTGAGCGCAAATGGCGTAGACCAGCCTAGGGAGTCTGCAATGCATCGACGAGTGATCGACGCGCTGCCTCTGCGAGGCTGGCAGACCGTGGCTGTGACAGCTCGAACTGCCGGCGCGGACGTAGAGGAAGTGAGTGCCGCGCTCGCCGAACTGGAACTTCTGGGATGCGTTGTGCGTCGCGAAACACCGAATGGAGGTGATGTGCAATGGTCGCAGAAGCGTGGAGAATGA
- a CDS encoding YifB family Mg chelatase-like AAA ATPase — protein MRGEVCRAASIALTGVEGTVVTVEAAVSQQLPGMAIIGLPDTALAEAKLRVRTATTQAGMPLADRFITVNLSPAALPKQGSGFDLAIALSALAASQRLPREQLSSIAHLGELSLDGELRRPAGLLTATVAARELGFRRVMVPERGGAEAALVPDIEVIAVRDLAGAVAWHRGEPEGWRVLPYAGEDTEAGAHSSSASASDDTLSAAGDIADIVGQPDAIEALTIAAAGRHHISLLGPPGAGKTMLATRLPTILPDLTPDEAIAASSIASIGGAPLTGLVQRPPFESPHHTASKMALIGGGSNSEVRPGAITRACHGVLFLDEAPEFPRSVLDALRQPLESGHIEIHRSRIRTSLPARVQLVLAANPCPCGYAGSPDTVAQCSCTPNVRIRYLQRISGPLGDRIDLRLAVRRVPSVMLNDIEAPAPTSGELRERVTQARAAAAVRLEDTPWTTNGEVKGPWLRTTQLRLPRKDTVVLDQALGRGSITLRGYDRVLRVAWTIADLAGLDRPSRNEISRALVLRGGDLL, from the coding sequence GTGAGGGGCGAGGTATGCAGGGCGGCGTCGATTGCGCTGACGGGTGTTGAAGGAACGGTCGTTACTGTTGAAGCGGCCGTCTCGCAACAATTACCAGGCATGGCAATCATTGGTTTGCCCGACACCGCGCTTGCCGAGGCGAAGCTGCGTGTACGTACGGCCACGACGCAGGCGGGGATGCCTCTCGCTGACCGGTTCATCACCGTGAATTTGAGCCCGGCAGCGCTACCAAAGCAGGGGTCCGGGTTTGACCTGGCTATCGCACTGTCTGCGCTCGCCGCATCACAGCGCCTGCCACGTGAGCAGTTATCCTCCATTGCCCATCTGGGTGAGTTGAGCCTCGACGGTGAGTTGCGGCGACCCGCAGGGCTTCTCACCGCAACGGTAGCGGCACGAGAACTGGGGTTTCGGCGGGTTATGGTGCCCGAGCGCGGTGGGGCAGAAGCTGCCCTTGTGCCTGATATTGAGGTCATTGCTGTTCGAGACCTTGCGGGGGCGGTTGCGTGGCACCGCGGCGAGCCAGAAGGATGGCGTGTGCTCCCTTATGCGGGTGAGGATACGGAGGCAGGTGCGCACAGCAGTTCCGCCTCTGCATCGGACGACACGCTCTCCGCGGCAGGAGACATAGCCGATATTGTTGGGCAGCCGGATGCGATTGAAGCGCTCACTATTGCGGCTGCTGGAAGACACCACATATCGTTGCTTGGTCCGCCGGGCGCCGGTAAAACAATGCTGGCAACACGATTGCCCACAATCCTGCCCGATCTCACCCCCGACGAGGCGATCGCGGCAAGCAGTATCGCATCGATCGGAGGAGCGCCGCTCACCGGCCTGGTTCAGCGACCACCGTTTGAGAGTCCGCACCACACCGCTTCAAAGATGGCATTGATTGGTGGTGGCTCCAACAGTGAGGTGCGTCCCGGTGCGATCACTCGCGCGTGCCACGGAGTGCTGTTTCTAGACGAGGCCCCGGAATTTCCTCGCTCGGTTCTTGACGCGCTCCGGCAACCGCTTGAATCCGGGCACATTGAGATTCACCGCTCTCGAATACGCACTTCGCTCCCAGCCCGTGTGCAATTGGTGCTCGCCGCAAACCCCTGTCCGTGCGGATACGCCGGGTCGCCAGACACGGTGGCGCAGTGCAGCTGTACCCCCAATGTTCGGATTCGATATTTGCAGCGTATTTCGGGGCCGCTGGGAGACCGCATCGACCTGCGACTTGCTGTTCGCCGAGTCCCAAGCGTGATGCTGAACGATATTGAAGCTCCTGCTCCCACGAGTGGCGAACTGCGTGAGCGAGTGACGCAGGCCAGAGCTGCCGCCGCAGTTCGGCTAGAGGACACACCCTGGACGACTAACGGAGAGGTGAAGGGGCCTTGGCTACGCACGACCCAGCTGAGACTGCCTCGCAAAGATACGGTGGTGCTGGATCAGGCGCTCGGACGGGGATCCATCACCCTTCGGGGGTACGACAGAGTGTTGCGTGTGGCGTGGACAATCGCAGACCTCGCCGGGCTCGACCGCCCCAGCCGAAACGAGATATCCAGGGCGCTCGTGCTGCGAGGAGGGGATTTGCTATGA
- a CDS encoding YraN family protein, with amino-acid sequence MNRTATHPPRTSHNQQLGARGETIAAGYLEGLGFRILERNWRNSSGELDIIARDGGTLVAVEVKTRSGTGYGNPLEAITVQKMTRLRRLLLDWVRAAGMRGAELRVDAVGITLRGDERPRIDHLRGIS; translated from the coding sequence ATGAATCGCACAGCAACACACCCACCCAGAACTTCGCACAACCAGCAGTTGGGCGCCAGAGGCGAGACCATCGCTGCGGGGTACTTGGAAGGACTGGGATTCCGCATCCTGGAGCGCAACTGGCGCAACAGCAGTGGAGAGTTAGACATCATCGCCCGGGATGGCGGCACACTCGTTGCGGTTGAAGTAAAAACTCGTAGCGGCACGGGGTATGGCAACCCGTTAGAAGCGATTACCGTGCAAAAAATGACGCGACTCAGGCGGCTTCTGCTCGATTGGGTGCGGGCTGCTGGGATGCGTGGTGCGGAGCTGCGGGTTGATGCCGTCGGTATAACGCTTCGTGGAGACGAGCGGCCTCGAATTGATCACCTGCGGGGGATCTCGTGA
- a CDS encoding DUF2469 domain-containing protein: protein MNEEELDDYEREAELTLFREYRDIASQFRYVVETERRFYLANEVELQRQDAGSDFYFELSMTDVWVWDVYRADRFVKSVRVLTFKDVNVEELSAREFSLPQELALDE from the coding sequence ATGAACGAGGAAGAGCTAGACGATTACGAGCGTGAAGCCGAGCTGACGCTGTTTCGCGAGTACCGCGACATTGCCAGCCAGTTTCGGTATGTCGTTGAGACGGAGCGCCGGTTTTACCTGGCCAATGAGGTCGAGCTTCAGCGCCAAGACGCGGGTAGCGATTTCTATTTCGAGCTTTCCATGACCGATGTTTGGGTGTGGGACGTGTACCGTGCTGATCGGTTTGTGAAATCGGTTCGTGTGCTCACGTTTAAAGACGTGAACGTCGAAGAGTTGTCGGCACGCGAGTTCTCGCTGCCGCAAGAACTCGCGCTCGACGAGTAG
- a CDS encoding DNA polymerase Y family protein: MTAAERTLVFWVPDWPIQAFLRDQDDADKVSDPAIALIAQHRVAACSPAARAEGVRTGLREREAQSRCPRLAVHPHDPEVDRRRFAPIATALERLVPGIEVRRPGLCAMRARGPARYYGSEEQAADALLALAADLDLPDARVGIADGLFAAEQAVRATADSALVTSPSEGVRIVASGSSAAFLSPLPVSRAASESFTTLLVGLGIRTLGALAALPEEAVQQRFGAEGVAVHRRARAAHPTNSDKTQPRTPGREFSVEIEFEPPIDTAEQLGFACAAIAERFVAGFTAERLVCTALRVELTDDIGARHEREWLHPRHFTAADTVGRIRWQAAAIARASERTGAGVTRVRVTPTHTDRAAAHEPGLWSNEPDARVHHHLSRVQSRLGHTGVGTIELAGGRLLAERQRFVPWSTTRAQRPGSRASAAGPWPGALTGPTPSQVFPEPLSAELLDGSGHPVRVNAEDLLDSAPHRLQIRQYAINAPVLHWSTPWVIRERWWQSTAPRFRLQVQLAGDDAWLLFQEGEHWFAEGHYD; this comes from the coding sequence ATGACCGCCGCGGAGCGCACGCTCGTGTTCTGGGTGCCCGATTGGCCGATTCAGGCGTTCTTGCGAGATCAGGACGATGCAGACAAGGTGAGCGATCCCGCAATCGCGCTCATTGCCCAGCACCGTGTGGCGGCGTGTTCGCCTGCTGCCCGCGCGGAGGGTGTGCGAACCGGTCTTCGAGAACGCGAGGCACAGTCCCGCTGCCCTCGCCTCGCGGTCCATCCACACGACCCAGAAGTTGACCGGCGTCGTTTTGCCCCCATAGCCACCGCACTCGAACGGCTCGTGCCAGGAATCGAGGTGCGTCGCCCCGGCCTGTGCGCAATGCGAGCACGCGGACCAGCCCGCTACTACGGCAGCGAAGAGCAGGCAGCAGATGCGCTGCTCGCCCTGGCTGCAGACCTTGATTTACCCGATGCGCGCGTGGGAATTGCTGACGGGTTATTTGCGGCGGAACAGGCTGTCCGGGCTACCGCAGATTCCGCCCTGGTTACGTCACCGAGTGAAGGGGTGAGGATCGTGGCCTCGGGCAGCTCCGCAGCGTTTCTCAGTCCGCTCCCGGTCTCCCGAGCCGCAAGTGAAAGCTTCACCACATTACTCGTGGGGCTCGGTATTAGAACTCTGGGAGCACTGGCTGCCCTGCCAGAGGAGGCCGTGCAACAGCGTTTCGGCGCGGAAGGAGTTGCCGTACATCGCCGCGCTCGTGCGGCACACCCCACGAACAGCGACAAAACACAACCGCGCACTCCCGGCCGAGAGTTCAGCGTAGAGATCGAATTCGAGCCACCAATCGACACCGCTGAGCAGCTCGGTTTTGCGTGCGCGGCAATCGCTGAACGGTTCGTTGCAGGGTTCACAGCAGAGCGTTTAGTGTGCACCGCGCTTCGTGTTGAGCTCACTGACGACATCGGTGCGCGCCACGAGCGCGAGTGGCTGCATCCTCGCCATTTCACCGCGGCTGATACCGTCGGCCGCATCCGGTGGCAGGCCGCCGCCATAGCGCGAGCATCCGAGCGCACCGGAGCCGGCGTTACACGCGTGCGCGTCACACCAACACACACAGACCGCGCCGCCGCGCACGAGCCCGGTCTCTGGAGCAACGAGCCAGACGCGCGCGTGCACCATCACCTCAGCCGCGTTCAAAGCAGGCTCGGGCACACCGGGGTCGGCACCATAGAGCTCGCGGGCGGGCGGCTACTCGCTGAACGCCAGCGCTTTGTTCCCTGGAGCACAACACGGGCACAGCGACCGGGGTCTCGTGCCTCGGCCGCCGGCCCCTGGCCTGGTGCACTCACCGGCCCCACTCCCAGCCAGGTCTTCCCTGAACCACTCTCCGCAGAGCTTCTCGACGGTTCAGGACACCCCGTGCGCGTCAATGCCGAGGATCTCCTCGACAGCGCACCGCACAGGTTGCAAATCAGGCAGTATGCAATAAATGCGCCCGTGCTTCACTGGTCGACACCGTGGGTGATACGGGAACGGTGGTGGCAAAGCACCGCACCTCGGTTCAGGCTGCAAGTCCAACTTGCCGGAGACGATGCCTGGCTGCTGTTCCAAGAGGGCGAACACTGGTTCGCCGAGGGGCACTACGACTGA